The sequence GTTCCCCGGTTTGCATTAATTGAACCGGTGGACGACCGTCTCGCCGATAGCGGAGGGCTGGTGTGACCTGGTGTTGCCCGAAGTGCATGGAGCCGCTAATCCAGCAGGATAAAATCTTTCGGTGCGAACAAAATCACCAGTACGATCAAGCGCGGCAAGGCTATTTAAATCTTCTGCTTGCGAACCAAAAAAACAGCCGTAATCCTGGTGATAGCGACACCATGATTGACGCGCGCAAAGCCTTTTTGCGTGCGGGTTTTTATGCACCTTTAGTTGAAACACTACAGTATGTGGTGCGCACAAATGTAAATAAAAGCGCAGGTTGTCAGCTTCTGGATTTAGGCTGCGGTGAAGGTTATTACCTCGAAAAAATTGCCGCCTCACTTGGTGGTTCCGCCGTTGCTTACGGCGTCGATATTTCCAAGCCTGCTGTGCGCAGAGCGGCGGTTGCGGGCAAGCAGCTGCAAGCAAATTGTGACGGGCTGGCACTGCGCTACGCGGTCGCCAGTACGTTTGCAGTTCCTCTGGAAGACAACAGCATTGATATTGCGCTCAATGTTTTTGCGCCTTTTGATGAGCAGGAAGCTTTGCGGGTGTTGCGCAGCGATGGCGTGTTGGTGAGAGTCAGCCCCGCCGAACGGCATTTGTTTCAGCTAAAGGAAAAACTCTACGCGGACGTGCGCCTGCACGAAAAGCCGCTGGCGCTCGAGGGGTTTTCGATACGCACTGAGCAGCGTTTGCAGTTTTTAATCAAGTTGCCCAACGCAGCTGCAATTGAAAGTCTGTTGGCAATGACGCCGCTCGCCTGGCATGGTGACCCCGAGGCAAGGATAGCGTTGGTTGGATCTGGCGAACTCAGTGTAGAGGCCGATTTTTATATTCAAATACTAGCGCCCAAGGAAGTGTGTGAGCAATGATCTTAAACGACGAGCACTGGATGACAGAGGCACTCGCTTTAGCTCGCCAGGCTGCGGCGCAGGGTGAGGTGCCTGTGGGCGCGGTGGTGGTTCAGGATGGCGCTATTATTGGCCGCGGTTCCAACAACCCTATAGGCAGTTGCGACGCCTCCAGTCATGCAGAAATCTGTGCGCTGAGAGATGCGGGTCAGCGGCAAAAAAATTACCGTCTGCCGAATGCAACTCTATATGTAACCATTGAACCCTGCACCATGTGCTTGGGCGCTATTGTACATGCCAGGATCGCTCGTGTCGTATTTGGCGCGCAGGAGCCAAAGGCCGGTGTGCTGGAGAGTAATCCTGAGCTTTTGTCCGCTAATTATTTTAATCATGAATTTGAGTGGTCGGGCGGCGTTTGCGCACAGGAGTGCAGTGAAGTAATCCAACAATTCTTCAAATTTCGTCGAGAATCAAAAAAGCGATTGCGAAATCAAGCGGATGGTCTTGGTTGAAAAAAGTCTGCGAATTATTTATCCAGTTAACAAAGTATTGTTGTTGAATAAAAACGGGTGAGTTCACTTGAGTGCGCGTTAAGCTTGAACCAATTTTGCCGATGGGGATGCCTGGTAAACACTAAGCTGGATTTGGTTTTTGTTTTGCTGTGGTGAGGTTAATCGTTTGGCCAGTGTGCCTCGCAATGTTATCGAAGCATCATGGTGAATAGATGCAGCGCCACTTAGGTTATTGCGCTGGGGTTAGGGCGCTGGGGTTAGGGCGCTGGCAAAAAAATGATTGGTTGTCTTGCGAAGCAAGTTAACAGGTTTAAAGGCTGGAGGGGGTTGCTTCACCTGCGAGTGATCTCACGGCTTCGGTTACAACCGGGCTGAAATGCTTAAATTGTGGCGTTTCTGTCTCGAGGCTGGCAATTTGCTCTTGTGCGATCTTGCCTTTGCCATTCCATGCGATGATCGTGTGGAAATTGCGAATATTGCGGACATACTTCACCGCTTCCCAGCCGCGCGCGTAACCGTGCTTGGTATTCTTGTAGTATTTTCGTTTGGCGAGCAGCGGCAGGCGTTCGCGCACATCGGCCCATTTATCCGGGTTGCCACCCTGGCGGGCGGTTAAAACGCGTGCATCTTCGAGATGACCCATCCCGATATTGTAGGCGGCCATTGCTAGCCAGGTTCGATCCGGGTCGGCGATTCGTTTGGGGATTCGATCGTAAATAGATCTGAAGTACTTGGCACCACCAAAAATGCTTTGTTTCGCGTCGAGCCGGTTTTTAATGCCCACATATTTCGCTGTATCGAGCGTTAGCATCATAAAACCACGCACGCCAGTGGGTGATTTTGCTTTTGGATTCCAGTGTGATTCCTGGTAGCTCTGCGCGGCGAGCAGTTCCCAATCCAGACCGTTCTCTAAAGCTGCTTCTTTCAGCAGTGCGTCCCATTTCGGCAGGCGGGTCTGGATTCGGCTGGCGAACAATATGGCACCGCTATAATCGATTTCACCTAGATGGCCGTAATAATTCTCGAGCGCATCAGCGATCAGGCCGCTCTGCTTGATGCCTTGGAAAAACTTCTGTGCTTCCCGATAGAGGCTGTCGTCGCTCGACTGTGGGAATGCCCAGGCCACGTCCTGAGGCTCACTGATATCGAACGCCACCTGGGCTTCCGGGAACAGGTTCGAGTTAATCGTGAACGCGTTAGAGTCGACGATGGTGTAATCGATGCTGCCATCGTGCACCATCTCAATAAGGTCGAGCATCTCAACTTCGTGGCTCTCGTGCCACGTGAGCTCGGGGTAGGTCTTCTGTAATTCGCGGAGCTTTTCGGCGTGGGAACTATTGCCGATAACCAATATGTTTTTATTTTGTAAATCGCCAACGGAGGTGGGCCGCGTTTCACTTTGGCGATACACCACCTGCTGGGTGATTTGCATATACGGGTCGGAGAAGCGGACTTTCTGCTTGCGGGTGTCGGTTATCGCAAGCCCGGCAGCGGCGAACTGGCCTTTGTCTGAGCCGACAGAATCGAGCATAACGCCCAGGTTCTCTGTTTCGCGAATTTCCAGGTCGACGCCGAGGTACTTAGCGAATTGGTCCGCGATCTGATACTCAAATCCGGTCAGCCCCTCGGGCCCTTCGTAGTAAGTCGTAGGGCCGTTGCGGGATATGACCACAAGTTTTCCGGATGCCTGCACTGATTCCAATGTCGTTGGAATACGGCTGCTCACCAGGCCCGCACAAACCGCGCCCAGGGTGGCGAGTTTGGTAAGGCTGCCAATGGCACTTAACATCAGTGACCACGGTGAGTGAGTATTAAGATATAGCATCGGTAAACAGTAGCTCCTTGGGTGGTATCAGCCGGGCCGCTTGCCTGGGCGTTCATAATTGAATGTGTTTAATATCCCATTTTTAGACAAGTGTCCGTGAAATAAGCCCGGATAGCTCAAAAGTTCGCCATCCTACACGTTTCCCCTGTGAGCTGCTAGCTTGCTTTCCCAAATACGTTGCGGTAAGGCTTACAGATCATTTTAGGCCAGGGGTGGTCAGCTGTGGGTGCTTGCGGGCAAATTCAATAACCGCGCTGGCGTTAATAGTTCGCCCTCGACTGTTCGAAATTTGCGCAAATTGTGCGTAATCACTGAAACTGACTAGTATTTAGGAGGGAGTAGATAACCTGTAATTGGCTCCCTAAAAGCGGAGTATTCAAGTACAATGCCGCCATTTTTCAACTCCCTCCGTGATTTTCCACGCAGCAACAAAATGAGGCCCAAGCCGACGATGTTAACCCTCCGTGGCGCTCCCGCCCTTTCTGATTTCCGCCTGAACAAGCTTGTAAACCAGATTCAAATTCCAGATTTGTCTATCACCAGCCTGGAAACCTGTTACGTCCACTTTGTCGATCTGCATGAAGCGCTCGATGACGAAGAACTCCATGTGCTGCAAAAGCTGCTCCAATACGGCCCAGGAAGTGAAAAGCGGAGCGATTTACCACCGGGATCTACGGAAACAGTCGTTGCTGTTGACGATAAGCATCAGTTATTGGTTGTGCCGCGGGCCGGCACCATATCACCCTGGTCTTCAAAAGCAACCGATATCGCCAAGAATGCCGGGCTCGCGAAGGTAAAACGCATTGAGCGAGGCGTGTTGTACGAATTTAGTCGCAACATAGCAGCAGACGCTGTCATTCCTTTTGTTTACGACCGTATGGTCGAGCAGGTCTTGTTGGACCTCGCTGATGCCGAAATGTTATTCCGCAAGGATTCACCGCGCCCGATGGTGCAAGTGGATGTACTAGGCGAAGGGCGCGCAGCACTCGAGAGCGCCAACGTCACTCTGGGTTTGGCGCTGGCGGAAGATGAGATCGATTACCTGACTGAAGCGTTTACCGAGCTTAAACGCAACCCTACCGATGTCGAACTGATGATGTTCGCGCAAGCGAACTCCGAGCATTGCCGCCACAAAATCTTTAACGCAAGTTGGACAATTGATGGCGAGGAGCAATCGCTATCGCTGTTTAAGATGATTAAAAACACCTATGAAACAGGTGGCGAAGGTGTGCTATCTGCCTACGCGGACAACGCGTCTGTCGTGGTTGGCCCGATGGCTGGCCGTTTTTATCCCGATCCGGAAACTCGCGAATATCGCTACAGCCAGGAAGCGATTCACCTGTTAATGAAAGTCGAGACCCACAACCACCCAACAGCAATTGCGCCTTTCCCGGGTGCGGGTACCGGTTCCGGTGGCGAAATCCGTGACGAAGGCGCGGTGGGCAAAGGGTCAAAACCAAAAGTGGGTCTGACGGGGTTTACTGTATCCAACTTGCAGATTCCCGGTTACAACCAGCCGTGGGAACAAGATTACGGCAAGCCCACGCGCATTGTTACCGCACTCGATATTATGCTCGACGCACCTTTGGGTGGGGCTGCATTTAATAACGAATTCGGCCGGCCAAATATCTGCGGCTATTTCCGTACGTTTGAAGATGACTTTGATGGCGAGCGCCGCGGTTATCACAAGCCTATTATGCTTGCCGGTGGCTACGGCAATATTAAAGAAGAGCATATTGATCAGGAAACCTATGACCCCGGCAGTAAGCTGATTGTAATTGGTGGGCCAGCAATGTTAATCGGCCTTGGCGGCGGTGCTGCATCTTCAATGACCTCGGGTACTTCATCCGAAGACCTGGATTTTGCGTCAGTGCAACGCCAGAACCCGGAAATGGAACGCCGCTGTCAGGAAGTTATCGACCAGTGCTGGCAGCTGGGTAAAGCCAACCCGATTGCGTTTATCCACGATGTCGGCGCTGGAGGTCTTTCCAATGCATTCCCGGAGCTTGCCAAAGACGGTGGCTGCGGAGC comes from Teredinibacter turnerae and encodes:
- a CDS encoding putative RNA methyltransferase, whose amino-acid sequence is MTWCCPKCMEPLIQQDKIFRCEQNHQYDQARQGYLNLLLANQKNSRNPGDSDTMIDARKAFLRAGFYAPLVETLQYVVRTNVNKSAGCQLLDLGCGEGYYLEKIAASLGGSAVAYGVDISKPAVRRAAVAGKQLQANCDGLALRYAVASTFAVPLEDNSIDIALNVFAPFDEQEALRVLRSDGVLVRVSPAERHLFQLKEKLYADVRLHEKPLALEGFSIRTEQRLQFLIKLPNAAAIESLLAMTPLAWHGDPEARIALVGSGELSVEADFYIQILAPKEVCEQ
- the tadA gene encoding tRNA adenosine(34) deaminase TadA, with product MILNDEHWMTEALALARQAAAQGEVPVGAVVVQDGAIIGRGSNNPIGSCDASSHAEICALRDAGQRQKNYRLPNATLYVTIEPCTMCLGAIVHARIARVVFGAQEPKAGVLESNPELLSANYFNHEFEWSGGVCAQECSEVIQQFFKFRRESKKRLRNQADGLG
- the mltF gene encoding membrane-bound lytic murein transglycosylase MltF; translated protein: MLSAIGSLTKLATLGAVCAGLVSSRIPTTLESVQASGKLVVISRNGPTTYYEGPEGLTGFEYQIADQFAKYLGVDLEIRETENLGVMLDSVGSDKGQFAAAGLAITDTRKQKVRFSDPYMQITQQVVYRQSETRPTSVGDLQNKNILVIGNSSHAEKLRELQKTYPELTWHESHEVEMLDLIEMVHDGSIDYTIVDSNAFTINSNLFPEAQVAFDISEPQDVAWAFPQSSDDSLYREAQKFFQGIKQSGLIADALENYYGHLGEIDYSGAILFASRIQTRLPKWDALLKEAALENGLDWELLAAQSYQESHWNPKAKSPTGVRGFMMLTLDTAKYVGIKNRLDAKQSIFGGAKYFRSIYDRIPKRIADPDRTWLAMAAYNIGMGHLEDARVLTARQGGNPDKWADVRERLPLLAKRKYYKNTKHGYARGWEAVKYVRNIRNFHTIIAWNGKGKIAQEQIASLETETPQFKHFSPVVTEAVRSLAGEATPSSL